One Oryza glaberrima chromosome 11, OglaRS2, whole genome shotgun sequence genomic region harbors:
- the LOC127754410 gene encoding uncharacterized protein LOC127754410 yields MGSGSKKKSGGGDDQRPLLWRLPEVTSTELGKIGPAFGLGVGCGVGAGVGFFGGAGLGYGFPGLTLGFGVGAGCGVGFGFGYGLGKGIAYDQNKRYSNVGKMFQEAPSLPMDTVAGLVDELVVNTKKLVRATSKEIEKWR; encoded by the exons aTGGGGAGCGGGAGCAAGAAGAAGAGCGGAGGAGGGGATGACCAGAGGCCGCTCCTCTGGAGGCTCCCGGAGGTCACCTCCACCGAGCTCGGCAAGATCGGCCCCGCCTTCGGCCTCGGCGTCggctgcggcgtcggcgccggcgtcggcttcTTCGGCG GTGCAGGATTAGGTTATGGATTTCCCGGACTCACATTAGGctttggagttggagctggatGTGGTgtaggatttggctttggttatGGATTGGGGAAAGGAATTGCTTATGATCAAAACAAAAGATACTCTAATGTTGGCAAGATGTTCCAAGAAGCTCCAAGTCTTCCGAT GGACACCGTTGCTGGTTTGGTTGATGAGCTGGTTGTGAACACCAAAAAGCTTGTGAGAGCAACTTCAAAAGAGATTGAAAAATGGCGTTGA
- the LOC127754409 gene encoding chlorophyll a-b binding protein CP26, chloroplastic, with protein sequence MAALAPSKMLGTRLNFAGSSRYATAAPTTGAQKIVSLFSKKPAPKPKPAAVTSSSPDIGDELAKWYGPDRRIFLPEGLLDRSEVPEYLNGEVPGDYGYDPFGLSKKPEDFSKYQAYELIHARWAMLGAAGFIIPEACNKFGANCGPEAVWFKTGALLLDGNTLNYFGNSIPINLIVAVAAEVVLVGGAEYYRIINGLDLEDKLHPGGPFDPLGLASDPDQAALLKVKEIKNGRLAMFSMLGFFIQAYVTGEGPVENLSKHLSDPFGNNLLTVISGAAERTPSL encoded by the exons atggcggcgctcgCCCCGTCCAAGATGCTCGGCACCCGGCTCAACTTCGCCGGCTCCTCCCGCTACGCCACCGCGGCACCGACCACCGGAGCGCAGAAGATCGTCTCCCTCTTCAGCAAGAAGCCCGCCCCGAAGcccaagcccgccgccgtcacctcctCGAGCCCCGACATCGGCGATGAGCTCGCCAAGTGGTACG GCCCTGACAGGAGGATCTTCTTGCCGGAGGGTCTCCTGGACCGCTCAGAGGTGCCGGAGTACCTCAACGGAGAGGTCCCCGGAGA CTACGGCTACGACCCTTTTGGCCTCAGCAAGAAGCCAGAGGACTTCTCCAA GTACCAGGCCTATGAGCTGATCCATGCCAGGTGGGCGAtgctcggcgccgccgggtTCATCATCCCCGAGGCCTGCAACAAGTTTGGCGCAAACTGCGGCCCCGAGGCCGTCTGGTTCAAG accggcgccctcctcctggaCGGCAACACCCTCAACTACTTCGGCAATAGCATCCCCATCAACCttatcgtcgccgtcgccgccgaggtcgttctcgtcggcggcgccgagtACTACCGGATCATCAACGGCCTG GATCTGGAGGACAAGCTCCACCCAGGTGGCCCATTCGACCCGCTGGGGCTGGCGAGCGACCCGGACCAGGCGGCGCTGCTGAAGGTGAAGGAGATCAAGAACGGGCGGCTGGCCATGTTCTCCATGCTGGGGTTCTTCATCCAGGCCTACGTCACCGGCGAGGGCCCCGTCGAGAACCTCTCCAAGCACCTCAGCGACCCCTTCGGCAACAACCTGCTCACcgtcatctccggcgccgccgagagGACGCCCAGCCTGTAa